DNA sequence from the Butyricimonas faecalis genome:
GAGAATAAAATTGAAAAAGATACGGGGTGGGAATTATATTTTGAGTATTATGGCGGATTGAAAATATAATATAACGGGGTTATATTTCGTACCGCCCTTTTTCTCGTATAGAGCCAAATAGGGAAGGCGGCTTGCGCTATACACTAATTCCTTTAAGAGGTTGAACAGGCTCCCAATAGGAGCGTTAAAGCGAAACAGATGAATTTTATTCGTTGCATGAGGAGGGGTTTTGAAGATTTCTAATTAGTTTTTGCATGTCTCGTTTCATCTCTTCGGTGGCGGAAGAGGGGACTTTGGGGGCTTTTTCGAGCAGTAGGCGGGCGGTCGTGATGGCTTTGTCAATTTGGCCGCTTTCGTTGTACATCTGGGCGAGTAGGTAGAGCGGGTAGAGACGATTGGGAACCATGTGGGCGGCTTTGAGGAAGGAGGCTTCCGCTTGGGTATATTGTTTCATGGTTTGGTAGTTTTTGCCCATGATGTTGCGGATCATCGGATCGGAAGACAGGCGGGAGGCTTCTTCAAGGATGAGATTACTGGCCGCGGGTTGTCCCGTGCGGGAGAGGCATTGACCGTATTCAAAGAGAAAGGCGGGTTGGTCCTTCAAGAGAGGGTAGAGTTTTTTGTAATTATCGACGGTACGTTCGAATATCTGCATGTTGAAGTAGATTTGCTCGGATTGCCAGCGTTTATAGGTTTGTTCTTGTTCCTGTTGTCCGGTGGCAAGGAAATAGACGGGGAGAAACAGGAGCGCGTAGAAGATGCCGGAAAGCCAGCGGGAACCGGGTTGGGCGGGTATGCATTGGGCCAAGAGTAACGTGAAGAGGACGAGAAGGGGCAACACGTTGAACGGGTAGGAGAAGCAGGCAAAAACGAGGAAGGCGGCTAACGAGCCGAGCACCCCCGTCGCGGCCTTGTTGTTGGAGTGCCGGGCAGCTTGGGAGGCTCCAATTATGATTGTCAGGAAAAGTAATAAACCGATGATTCCGGTTTCTGTCGTGATTTGCACGAATTCGTTGAAGGCCGCCTCGGGAGCATCGGCCACGAGTTCTTCTGCCGCTGGACGTTGCTTGGCGGCAAAATAGGTCGCTTGAGCATCCCCGTATGCTCCGGCAAAATGTCCGAACCCGACACCTGTTATCGGGTGGGAGGCAACGAGGGTGGAGGAAACTTTCCAGATGAGCCAGCGTCCGTCGGCAGATTCTTTTTTTAACTGGTATATCCCGATGAGTGTCCCGGTTGTAAGAAGGAGCATGCAGGCGGTTGTGATGGAAAGTGTGAGTTTGTGTTTTTGAAACAGGGCTTTTAGTCGGCTGTATAGATGGAAGTTGTTGCCTAGTACGATGGCACATCCCGCGAGGGCGGCTAACCATGCCCCGCGGCTTAACGTGGCAGGCAGGACGAGTAGGAGAAGTACGAGTACCGCACCTGACAGGATGCGGGCTGTGCGGCAGGCGGTAAGCGTGTAGTGTAAGGCTAACGGTAGGATGGCTACAAGAAAGCCGGAATAGGGGCCGGGGTTAAAGAATGATCCGGTCAATTCGAAGCGGCTGTGTTGGGAGGGGGCGAAGCCGTAGAGCTGGGTGAGTCCCCAGAGGGCTTCTATTGCCCCGGAGAGAAGAAGTGCCGCGTGCGTGAAACCGACAGGGGCGAAGGTGGTCAGCCGTCGGAATATGAAATACGTGACGATGATCAATAGGAAGAGACCCGTCCGGGTGGGAGTGATCGAACCTGTGTAATGATCGTTGCAGAGGGAGTAGCCCGCGTATAGAAGAACCAGTAGGTCAGGCACCGAAAAACGAAAAGGACGTGTCCACGCCAGCGGGATGCAGGCTATACCGGCCACGATGATGACTTTGTAGAACCAGAAAATTTTAGCTACCCGGTTACCCAAACTCTCGTCCAGGACAAATGCCGTTGATAACAAAAGCAGGGGCAGCGTGAAGACCGCGATGCCTGATAAGTAGAGAGTGAGGTTTTTCCGGAGTTGCATATCTTATTATTTTTCACAAATGTACGTAATATGTTATGAACTGTATCAGGGAATTCTGAGAAGATTGTGAGAATCTTTGATTGTTTTACAAAATTGAATACCTTTGCTCAAAATTCTAGCTTAGGATGTGCGAAAATACTTGTAGAGAAAATGGGGGATATGATATGGAAAATAACGAGACGAAAGAAACTATAAGCGCAAGGAGAACAATTTTAGTGGTGGAGGATGTGGAGAGTAATTTTCTTTTATTGAAAGCAATTATCGGGAAGATTTACACGTTGCTTCACGCTTGGAATGGAAGGGAAGCTGTTGAGATGTATGAACAATCCCAACCTGATCTTATCCTGATGGATATAAAAATGCCGGAAATGGACGGGCTAGAGGCAACTCGAATCATTCGTGAAATTTCCCGTGAAATTCCGATTATTGCTTTAACAGCGTTTGCCTTTGATGATGATCGGGTAAAAGCATTAGAGGCCGGTTGTAATGATTATTTGACTAAGCCGTTGTCGGCTCCTTTGTTAAAGGAAACGATTGTCAAGTATTTAATTTGATGCATGGATTTGATCAATCATTCTTGTTTTTGTGGCAAAGATAATTATTTCAAAGAACTAGTGGTTGTATCTTTTTTCGTAGAACTTAACAGTCCTGCCCCGAAGGGGGAGGGTGTTGGAATATAGAGTTTTGATACTCCCTCTTGGATGCGGTAGTGATTGCTCTCCTAGAGGGAGTTTTTTATCTCTTTTTATTCGATTTCACTGAGTTCCAGCCAGCGCATTTCCTTTTCGTCCAGGAGGTCAATAATCTCGGCTATTCGTTGGGAAGATTTCACCAGCTCGTTCGTATCCAGTGTTCCGGAGTTCAAGGCGGTTTCCAGGGTTGTTTTTTCCGTGTTCAGGTTTTCCATGTCTGATTCCAGTTGTTGCATTTCCTGTCTTTCCTTGAAGGTCAGTTTGCGGATTTTCTCCTTTTCTCTCACGGGTTTGGGGGTAGCAGGGATTTTCTTCTCTTCTTGTTTCCGCAATAGTTCCTCTTCTTCTTTTTTGTTCTTATACTGGGTGTAATTGCCGGGAAAGTCTTTCACCACGCCGTTCCCCTCGAAAGCGAACACCCGATCCACCACTTTGTCCGTGAAGAAGCGGTCGTGCGACACGATAATCAAGCAGCCTTGGAAAGATTTCAGGTAATCTTCCAGCACGTTCAGTGTCATGATGTCGAGGTCGTTCGTCGGCTCGTCAAGAATCAGGAAATTGGGGTTGCTCATGAGGACGGTCAGCAGGTAAAGTCTCCGGCGTTCGCCTCCGCTAAGTTTTGCCACGAGGGAATATTGTAGTTTGTCCGGGAAAAGGAAGTACTCGAGGAATTGCGATGCCGACATCACCCGTCCGTTACCAAGGTCGATTTTCTCGGAAATGTTTTTCACGATGTCGATGGGACGGTCGTCTTCCTTGAAGCTGATCCCGTCTTGTTTATAGTAACCGTAAACCACGGTTTCACCGATTTCGATGGTTCCGCTGTCCGGTTCTATTTGGCGGGTGATGATGTTCAGGAAGGTCGATTTCCCAACCCCGTTTTTCCCGATAATCCCAATCTTTTCTCCCCGAATGAATTTGTAGGAGAA
Encoded proteins:
- a CDS encoding O-antigen ligase family protein, whose protein sequence is MQLRKNLTLYLSGIAVFTLPLLLLSTAFVLDESLGNRVAKIFWFYKVIIVAGIACIPLAWTRPFRFSVPDLLVLLYAGYSLCNDHYTGSITPTRTGLFLLIIVTYFIFRRLTTFAPVGFTHAALLLSGAIEALWGLTQLYGFAPSQHSRFELTGSFFNPGPYSGFLVAILPLALHYTLTACRTARILSGAVLVLLLLVLPATLSRGAWLAALAGCAIVLGNNFHLYSRLKALFQKHKLTLSITTACMLLLTTGTLIGIYQLKKESADGRWLIWKVSSTLVASHPITGVGFGHFAGAYGDAQATYFAAKQRPAAEELVADAPEAAFNEFVQITTETGIIGLLLFLTIIIGASQAARHSNNKAATGVLGSLAAFLVFACFSYPFNVLPLLVLFTLLLAQCIPAQPGSRWLSGIFYALLFLPVYFLATGQQEQEQTYKRWQSEQIYFNMQIFERTVDNYKKLYPLLKDQPAFLFEYGQCLSRTGQPAASNLILEEASRLSSDPMIRNIMGKNYQTMKQYTQAEASFLKAAHMVPNRLYPLYLLAQMYNESGQIDKAITTARLLLEKAPKVPSSATEEMKRDMQKLIRNLQNPSSCNE
- a CDS encoding response regulator; translation: MENNETKETISARRTILVVEDVESNFLLLKAIIGKIYTLLHAWNGREAVEMYEQSQPDLILMDIKMPEMDGLEATRIIREISREIPIIALTAFAFDDDRVKALEAGCNDYLTKPLSAPLLKETIVKYLI